The following are from one region of the Hymenobacter sp. YIM 151858-1 genome:
- a CDS encoding alpha-amylase family glycosyl hydrolase, with product MRSVTVLSLGLLSAALLGACQQRQPETSAPASCAPTPPQYTIKHPEWARQASIYEVNIRQYTPEGTFRAFEQHLPRLQKMGVGILWLMPVHPIGQEKRKGSLGSYYSVQDYRAVNPEMGTLDDLRHLVREAHKRGMHVILDWVANHTAWDSKLAQEHPEWFTRNAQGQPVPPVADWQDVIDLDFSKPELRRYMTESMAYWVREADVDGFRCDVAGLVPMEFWNNTRQELEKIKPVFMLAEWDELHNPPFLKPGEFDPNTRMLEKAFDATYALRLRYLLDSVARGQQPVAAIDTYLQAERARYPASAYLMYFTTSHDINTWDGTEYERLGQNAVPQAVLTGLLPGIPMVYSGQESALKKRLKFFDKDPIAWGNYPLQDFYTRLLQLKKRNPALANGDACGQFVRLASPASVYAFVRRKGPDAVLVAVNMGNELQEVKIPRQWAGNYQDVFVDQAYTIAPDVTLPVPPHSYRVLERGKAAQ from the coding sequence ATGCGTTCCGTCACCGTTCTTTCGCTGGGGCTGCTATCGGCCGCTTTGCTCGGCGCCTGCCAGCAGCGCCAACCCGAAACCTCCGCCCCCGCCAGCTGCGCCCCCACCCCGCCGCAGTACACCATTAAGCACCCCGAGTGGGCCCGCCAGGCCAGCATCTACGAGGTGAACATCCGGCAATACACGCCCGAGGGCACGTTTCGGGCCTTCGAGCAGCACCTGCCGCGCCTGCAAAAAATGGGCGTGGGCATTTTGTGGCTGATGCCGGTGCACCCCATTGGGCAGGAAAAGCGCAAGGGCAGCCTGGGCAGCTACTACTCGGTGCAGGATTACCGCGCCGTGAACCCCGAAATGGGCACCCTCGACGATTTGCGCCACCTGGTGCGGGAGGCGCACAAGCGCGGCATGCACGTAATCCTCGACTGGGTGGCCAACCACACCGCCTGGGATAGTAAGCTGGCCCAGGAGCACCCCGAGTGGTTTACGCGCAACGCGCAAGGCCAGCCCGTGCCGCCCGTAGCCGATTGGCAGGATGTAATCGACCTCGATTTCAGCAAGCCCGAGCTGCGCCGGTACATGACGGAAAGCATGGCCTACTGGGTGCGCGAGGCTGATGTCGACGGTTTCCGGTGCGACGTGGCCGGGCTGGTGCCCATGGAGTTCTGGAACAACACGCGCCAGGAGCTCGAGAAAATCAAGCCGGTGTTTATGCTGGCCGAGTGGGACGAGCTGCACAACCCGCCCTTCCTGAAACCGGGCGAGTTCGACCCCAACACCCGCATGCTCGAAAAGGCTTTTGATGCCACCTACGCCCTGCGCCTGCGCTACCTGCTCGATAGCGTAGCCCGCGGCCAGCAGCCCGTAGCGGCCATCGATACGTACCTGCAGGCCGAGCGCGCCAGGTACCCGGCCTCGGCGTACCTCATGTACTTCACCACCTCGCACGACATCAACACCTGGGACGGCACCGAGTACGAACGCCTGGGCCAAAACGCCGTGCCGCAGGCCGTGCTCACGGGCCTTCTGCCGGGCATTCCCATGGTGTACAGCGGGCAGGAGTCGGCCCTGAAAAAGCGCCTCAAGTTTTTCGACAAAGACCCCATTGCGTGGGGCAACTACCCGCTGCAGGATTTTTACACCCGCTTGCTGCAGCTGAAAAAGCGCAACCCCGCCCTGGCCAACGGCGACGCGTGCGGCCAATTCGTGCGCCTGGCCTCGCCGGCCTCGGTGTATGCCTTCGTGCGCCGCAAAGGCCCCGATGCCGTGCTGGTAGCCGTGAACATGGGCAACGAGCTGCAGGAGGTGAAAATACCCCGGCAGTGGGCGGGCAACTACCAGGATGTGTTCGTGGATCAGGCCTATACCATTGCGCCCGATGTAACGC
- the chrA gene encoding chromate efflux transporter: MPQPPEARTSLAELAFLFLRLGATAFGGPAAHVALMEEEVVRRRQWLTQQRFLDLLSAANLIPGPNSTELAIHLGYERRGWAGLLVAGSCFILPAMLIVMALAWVYVRFGTLPAFSGVLYGVKPVIVAVVAQALWSLGRSALRTSGLQVLAVAALAASLLGANELLVLFATGAVAVALRWPQLPTRTVPTALPILFGAVAVLALLPWALGLRAAPAAAAAPLSPGALLLAFGKIGSVLYGSGYVLLAFLNADLVLRFGWLTHGQLLDAVVVGQVTPGPVFTTATFIGYVLLGWRGALAATVGIFLPAFVFVALSIPLLAELRRSPVAAAFLDGLNVASWALMAAVSVGLARTAVVDAPSLLLAGLAAVLLLRYKVNSAWLVLGGAAAGYALQHLGLLA; this comes from the coding sequence ATGCCCCAGCCTCCCGAAGCGCGCACCTCGTTGGCCGAACTGGCTTTCCTGTTCTTACGCCTAGGTGCTACGGCGTTTGGGGGGCCGGCGGCGCACGTGGCGTTGATGGAGGAAGAAGTGGTGCGCCGTCGGCAGTGGCTTACGCAGCAGCGTTTCCTGGATTTGCTGAGCGCGGCCAACCTTATTCCGGGGCCCAACTCCACCGAGCTGGCCATTCATCTGGGCTACGAGCGGCGGGGCTGGGCCGGGTTGCTGGTGGCGGGCAGCTGCTTTATTCTGCCGGCTATGCTAATCGTGATGGCGCTGGCCTGGGTGTACGTGCGCTTTGGTACGCTGCCGGCTTTTAGCGGAGTGCTCTACGGCGTAAAACCCGTGATTGTCGCCGTGGTGGCGCAGGCGCTCTGGAGCCTGGGGCGCTCGGCGCTGCGTACCTCCGGGCTGCAGGTGCTGGCCGTAGCGGCGCTGGCCGCAAGCCTGCTCGGCGCCAACGAGCTGCTGGTGCTGTTTGCTACCGGCGCGGTGGCCGTGGCCCTGCGCTGGCCGCAACTGCCCACGCGCACCGTGCCAACAGCGTTGCCGATTTTGTTTGGGGCGGTGGCGGTGCTGGCGCTGCTGCCGTGGGCCTTGGGCCTGCGCGCTGCGCCTGCCGCCGCGGCGGCCCCGCTCAGCCCAGGTGCCCTGTTACTGGCCTTCGGCAAAATAGGCTCGGTGCTGTACGGCAGCGGCTATGTGCTGCTGGCGTTTCTGAACGCGGACCTGGTGCTGCGCTTTGGCTGGCTTACGCACGGGCAACTGCTCGATGCCGTGGTGGTGGGCCAGGTTACACCGGGGCCGGTGTTTACCACGGCTACGTTTATCGGCTACGTGCTGCTGGGGTGGCGCGGGGCGCTGGCGGCCACCGTGGGCATATTTCTGCCGGCGTTTGTGTTCGTGGCGCTAAGCATTCCGCTGCTGGCCGAGCTGCGCCGCTCGCCCGTGGCCGCGGCTTTTCTGGATGGCCTGAACGTGGCCTCGTGGGCGCTGATGGCGGCCGTATCGGTGGGGCTGGCGCGCACGGCCGTGGTTGATGCGCCCTCCCTGCTGCTGGCCGGGCTGGCGGCGGTGCTCCTGCTGCGCTACAAGGTAAACTCGGCGTGGCTGGTGCTGGGCGGTGCCGCCGCGGGCTACGCATTGCAGCACCTAGGGCTGCTGGCCTAG
- a CDS encoding bestrophin family protein, whose product MLLETRLPIRYIFRRIMPDVLRVLFISIVFQLIKEVFGPYLPPVPLQLPTILGSSISLLLAFKISQSYDRWWEARRIWGAIVNDSRSLVLQLSSFLKPEAQVPGPDARTPVQAVAYRQIAWAYCLGQALRGLDPLEGLQHLLTDHELTYIKAHNNKPLALMALHVQQLRELANGQFLNSFQQIQLDATLVRLTESMGAAERINSTIFPTSYRLMVYYFIYLFLLTLSLGLVETIGLWEVPVLLLTASTYFLLERTARYLQDPFNNKPTDTPVTAIARTIEINLRQLLNETDVPKPLQPGPYYLM is encoded by the coding sequence ATGCTGCTCGAAACCAGGTTGCCGATCCGTTACATCTTCCGGCGCATCATGCCCGATGTGCTGCGGGTGTTGTTTATATCCATTGTATTTCAGTTGATTAAGGAGGTATTCGGGCCGTACTTGCCGCCCGTGCCGCTGCAGCTGCCCACCATTTTGGGTAGCTCGATTTCGTTGCTGCTGGCTTTTAAAATCAGCCAGTCGTACGACCGGTGGTGGGAGGCCCGCCGCATTTGGGGCGCCATCGTGAACGACTCCCGCTCGTTGGTGCTGCAGCTCAGCAGCTTTCTGAAGCCCGAAGCGCAGGTGCCCGGCCCCGACGCACGCACGCCGGTGCAGGCCGTGGCCTACCGCCAAATTGCCTGGGCCTACTGCCTGGGCCAGGCGTTGCGCGGCCTCGATCCGCTCGAGGGCCTGCAGCACTTGCTTACCGACCACGAGCTGACCTACATCAAAGCGCACAACAACAAGCCCCTGGCCCTGATGGCGCTGCACGTGCAGCAGCTGCGCGAGCTGGCCAACGGCCAGTTCCTCAACTCGTTTCAGCAAATTCAGCTCGATGCTACCCTGGTGCGCCTCACCGAATCGATGGGGGCGGCCGAGCGCATCAACAGCACCATCTTCCCGACGAGCTACCGCCTGATGGTGTACTACTTTATCTACCTGTTTCTGCTGACGTTGTCCCTAGGTCTGGTAGAAACCATCGGGCTGTGGGAGGTGCCCGTGCTGCTGCTCACGGCCTCCACGTACTTCCTGCTCGAGCGCACCGCCCGCTACCTGCAAGACCCCTTCAACAACAAGCCCACCGACACCCCCGTGACGGCCATTGCGCGCACCATCGAAATAAACCTGCGCCAGCTGCTCAACGAAACCGACGTGCCCAAGCCGCTCCAGCCCGGCCCGTATTACCTGATGTAG
- a CDS encoding TIM-barrel domain-containing protein: MPAHFRRLLPLLFLSAATAAVAQREGGGPPADDPFQRPEAPISSIGNYQSHALQGRVLTIRTTTGATVRVQPWFAPGAGFSGEAYRVDFYPSGSPAPRDSSVSLRLQRPITAFSSAPGRGQAITQQPKLQQSANSLRVNPQPLGGLLEVLVQKNPLRISFMRGADTLLADAGGLYTRQANLATAAGGAGASFRLSPTEHLYGTGSRALPVDRRGRKLALYNVAHYAYQNGDPQLNTTLPVVLSSRGYGLFFDNHAPGTFDLGATEPNVLRYDGEGLENLTYYLLVGEAPRPNQGGTADVESQPFQQVLEAYTTLTGTQPLPPRWALGLIQSRFGYRTEAETEGIARKMRAGGFPIDGVVLDLYWFGGTKRQGDFAWDQPNFPNPARMMRRLDSVGVKTVLISEPYVMRTSRNDALVRSQGLVGRDKAGKPYTVESFWAGPATLLDMFRPRTRQWMWEQYDRLKRDGVGGWWFDLGEPENQPFDMVYDGGTTRQIHNAYGQAWASILSENHYAKYPEERLFLLARSGWAGMQRHSIFPWSGDINRSWSGYQAQVPIMLGMGLSGVGYMHSDAGGFCVGPYDAELYTRWLQHSALSPILRPHGEGVPPEPIYYPEPYQSIVRRYVRLRYSLLPYLYTLAHDNTITGAPLARPMNYEHPTDERLANLNDQYLLGRDLLVAPVTQPGQRRRNVVLPAGTWADYRTGTPVRGGQTIGASSPLGDIPLLVRAGALLPMAQVGPNTTQAPTDTLYVRYYAAPGVKFTESKLYEDDGKNAQALAAEQYRRWALRANNTGTELQLTLGTELYPGKGYPNEPARRTVQWWIPRVAAAPTAATLNGQPLASSAWQYDAATRTLRINTPQQRGQNVELALRGVRLLPTETAQPDRSPVAFTLGAVADRSTNGGTEVQYQVHTPGQYAVQVRNAAGQVVRTLAADGTKPGERTLRWDTQNDRKQPVPAGVYYFEAQGQRQRILVMR; encoded by the coding sequence ATGCCCGCGCATTTCCGCCGCCTGTTGCCCTTGCTGTTTTTGTCAGCCGCCACCGCTGCCGTGGCCCAACGCGAAGGCGGCGGCCCGCCCGCCGACGACCCGTTTCAGCGGCCCGAAGCGCCCATCAGCAGCATTGGCAACTACCAAAGCCACGCGTTGCAGGGCCGGGTGCTTACCATCCGCACCACCACCGGCGCCACCGTGCGCGTGCAGCCGTGGTTTGCGCCCGGAGCGGGCTTTAGCGGCGAGGCCTACCGCGTCGATTTTTACCCTAGCGGCTCGCCCGCACCCCGCGACTCTTCGGTAAGCCTGCGCCTGCAGCGGCCCATTACGGCATTCAGCTCGGCGCCGGGGCGCGGCCAGGCCATTACGCAGCAGCCCAAGCTGCAGCAATCGGCCAACTCGCTGCGCGTAAACCCGCAGCCCCTAGGTGGTTTGCTCGAAGTGCTGGTGCAGAAGAACCCGTTGCGCATCAGCTTTATGCGCGGCGCCGATACGCTGCTGGCCGACGCCGGCGGGCTGTATACGCGCCAGGCCAACCTGGCTACCGCTGCCGGTGGCGCGGGCGCCAGCTTCCGCCTCAGCCCCACCGAGCACCTGTACGGCACGGGCTCGCGCGCTTTGCCCGTCGACCGCCGCGGCCGCAAGCTGGCGCTTTACAACGTGGCGCACTACGCCTACCAAAACGGCGACCCGCAGCTGAATACCACCCTGCCGGTGGTGCTGTCGTCGCGCGGGTATGGCCTGTTCTTCGACAATCACGCGCCCGGCACTTTCGATCTAGGCGCTACCGAGCCCAACGTGCTGCGCTACGACGGCGAAGGCCTCGAAAACCTGACCTATTACCTGCTGGTAGGCGAAGCGCCGCGCCCCAACCAGGGCGGCACCGCCGATGTAGAGTCGCAGCCTTTTCAGCAGGTGCTCGAAGCCTACACCACCCTCACGGGCACGCAGCCGCTGCCGCCACGCTGGGCGTTGGGCCTGATTCAGAGCCGCTTTGGCTACCGCACCGAAGCCGAAACCGAAGGCATTGCCCGCAAGATGCGCGCCGGAGGTTTCCCCATTGATGGCGTGGTGCTCGACTTGTACTGGTTTGGCGGCACCAAGCGGCAGGGCGACTTTGCCTGGGACCAGCCCAACTTCCCGAACCCCGCCCGCATGATGCGCCGGCTCGACTCGGTGGGCGTGAAAACCGTGCTTATTTCGGAGCCCTACGTAATGCGCACCTCCCGCAACGATGCGCTGGTGCGCAGCCAGGGCCTGGTGGGCCGCGACAAGGCAGGTAAGCCCTACACCGTCGAGTCATTCTGGGCCGGGCCGGCCACGCTGCTCGATATGTTTCGGCCCCGCACGCGCCAGTGGATGTGGGAACAGTACGACCGCCTGAAGCGCGACGGCGTGGGCGGCTGGTGGTTCGACCTGGGCGAGCCCGAAAACCAGCCTTTTGATATGGTGTACGACGGCGGCACCACCCGCCAGATTCACAACGCCTACGGACAGGCCTGGGCCTCGATCCTGAGCGAAAACCACTACGCCAAATACCCCGAGGAGCGCCTGTTTTTGCTGGCGCGCTCGGGCTGGGCGGGCATGCAGCGGCACAGCATCTTCCCGTGGTCGGGCGACATTAACCGCTCGTGGAGCGGCTACCAGGCGCAGGTGCCCATTATGCTGGGCATGGGCCTTTCGGGCGTGGGCTATATGCACTCCGATGCGGGCGGCTTTTGCGTAGGCCCCTACGATGCCGAGCTCTACACGCGCTGGCTGCAGCACTCGGCCTTGTCGCCCATCCTCAGGCCGCACGGCGAAGGCGTGCCGCCCGAGCCCATTTACTACCCCGAGCCTTACCAAAGCATTGTGCGCCGCTACGTGCGCCTGCGCTATTCGCTGCTCCCCTACCTCTACACCCTCGCCCACGACAACACCATTACGGGTGCGCCGCTGGCCCGCCCCATGAACTACGAGCACCCCACCGACGAACGCCTGGCCAACCTCAACGACCAGTACCTGCTCGGACGTGATTTGCTGGTAGCGCCCGTAACGCAGCCCGGCCAGCGCCGCCGCAACGTGGTGCTGCCCGCCGGCACCTGGGCCGATTACCGCACCGGCACGCCCGTGCGCGGCGGCCAAACCATCGGCGCCTCGTCGCCCCTAGGAGATATTCCGCTGCTGGTGCGCGCGGGGGCGCTGCTGCCCATGGCACAAGTGGGCCCCAACACCACGCAAGCCCCCACCGATACGCTGTACGTGCGCTACTACGCGGCTCCGGGCGTCAAATTCACGGAAAGCAAGCTGTACGAAGACGACGGCAAAAATGCCCAAGCCCTTGCTGCTGAGCAGTACCGCCGCTGGGCCCTGCGCGCCAACAACACCGGCACCGAGCTGCAGCTGACGCTGGGCACCGAGCTGTACCCCGGCAAAGGCTACCCCAACGAGCCCGCCCGCCGCACCGTGCAGTGGTGGATACCTAGGGTAGCCGCCGCCCCCACCGCGGCTACGCTGAATGGGCAACCCCTGGCCTCGTCGGCGTGGCAGTACGATGCCGCCACGCGCACGCTGCGCATCAACACGCCGCAGCAGCGCGGCCAAAACGTGGAGCTGGCCCTGCGCGGTGTGCGCCTGCTGCCCACCGAAACCGCCCAACCCGACCGCTCGCCCGTGGCCTTTACCCTAGGTGCCGTAGCCGACCGCAGCACCAACGGCGGTACCGAGGTGCAGTACCAGGTGCATACGCCCGGCCAGTACGCGGTGCAAGTGCGCAACGCCGCCGGCCAGGTGGTGCGCACCCTGGCAGCCGACGGCACCAAGCCCGGCGAGCGTACCCTGCGCTGGGATACCCAAAACGACCGTAAGCAGCCCGTGCCCGCCGGCGTGTACTACTTCGAGGCCCAGGGCCAGCGCCAGCGCATTCTGGTGATGCGCTAA
- a CDS encoding sensor histidine kinase: MKYLYWLLAGTVLLAFVMWALVPAPEPAATATLGGQVVEFFALLLDPTGFPARWRCGRWTDFHGWLYILSDLLIWAAYFTIPFLLINFVRQRRDIPFDRLFWAFGLFIFACGATHLIDAMIFWVPVYRLSGLVRLLTAVASWGTVWALVLVLPRALLLKTPTELEQVVQARTAELGVANEQLRQREAEFSTLANAIPQLAWMAEATGDIFWYNQRWYEYTGTNFEQMSGWGWEKVHHPEHLGHVLEVWRRHLATGEPWEDTFPLRRHDGVFRWFLSRAVPIRDEHNRIVRWFGTNTDVTDMRELQEQVQRSEAQYRVLMESIPQLVWSADAQGQLTYCDGRTTDYTGQTPEQLRGQAWHTLLHPDDQTAALAQWAEARQTSGLLAGEYRLRRHTGEYRWFLVQARLLGSTAPEATGQWFGTCTDVHEQHTLREALQVQNAELARTNRELDTFVYAASHDLKQPVQNLTGLFAELKRTVTFSDPDAERMQAMVDDSLTQLLSTVQALGEVVRVQRQVEKLPPEPVLLQPLVEEVIRAVQDLGTTPPTWQLDFSALSAVVFVRANLRSVLYNLLSNAVKYADPSRPPVIAVRTEVADGVPVLVVQDNGLGIDLGRHGRELFHLFRRFHDHVPGTGVGLYLVQRLVEQAGGRLEVESAVGQGTTFRVYLHVA; the protein is encoded by the coding sequence ATGAAATACCTCTATTGGCTTTTGGCCGGAACAGTGCTGCTGGCTTTCGTAATGTGGGCCCTGGTGCCGGCACCCGAGCCGGCCGCTACGGCTACGTTGGGCGGGCAGGTAGTAGAGTTTTTTGCGCTCCTGCTCGATCCGACGGGCTTTCCGGCGCGGTGGCGCTGCGGCCGCTGGACGGACTTTCACGGCTGGCTCTACATCCTGTCCGATCTGCTGATCTGGGCGGCGTACTTCACCATTCCGTTTCTGCTGATCAACTTTGTGCGGCAGCGGCGCGACATCCCCTTCGACCGGCTGTTCTGGGCCTTCGGCTTGTTCATTTTCGCGTGCGGGGCCACCCACCTGATTGATGCCATGATTTTTTGGGTGCCGGTGTACCGCCTCAGCGGGTTGGTGCGCCTGCTCACGGCCGTGGCCTCGTGGGGTACGGTGTGGGCCTTGGTGCTGGTGCTGCCCAGGGCCTTGCTGCTGAAAACGCCCACCGAGCTGGAGCAGGTGGTGCAAGCCCGCACCGCCGAACTGGGCGTCGCCAACGAGCAACTGCGCCAGCGCGAGGCCGAGTTCAGCACCTTGGCCAACGCCATTCCGCAGCTGGCCTGGATGGCCGAAGCCACCGGCGATATTTTCTGGTACAACCAGCGCTGGTACGAGTACACCGGTACCAACTTCGAGCAGATGAGCGGCTGGGGCTGGGAAAAAGTGCACCACCCCGAGCACCTAGGGCATGTGCTCGAGGTGTGGCGCCGCCACCTGGCCACCGGCGAGCCGTGGGAGGACACCTTTCCGCTGCGGCGCCACGACGGCGTTTTTCGCTGGTTTCTGTCGCGCGCGGTGCCCATCCGCGACGAGCACAACCGGATTGTGCGCTGGTTTGGTACCAACACCGACGTAACCGACATGCGCGAGCTGCAGGAGCAGGTGCAGCGCAGCGAGGCGCAGTACCGCGTGCTCATGGAAAGCATTCCGCAGCTGGTGTGGTCGGCCGATGCGCAGGGCCAGCTTACCTACTGCGACGGCCGCACCACCGACTACACCGGCCAAACCCCGGAGCAGCTGCGCGGCCAGGCCTGGCACACGCTGCTGCACCCCGACGACCAAACCGCTGCCCTTGCCCAGTGGGCCGAGGCGCGCCAAACCTCGGGCCTGCTCGCGGGCGAGTACCGCCTGCGCCGCCACACCGGCGAGTACCGCTGGTTTCTGGTGCAGGCGCGCCTGCTGGGCAGCACGGCCCCGGAGGCCACGGGCCAGTGGTTTGGCACCTGCACCGATGTGCACGAGCAGCACACGCTGCGCGAGGCCCTGCAGGTGCAAAACGCCGAGCTGGCCCGCACCAACCGCGAGCTTGACACCTTTGTGTACGCCGCCTCGCACGACCTGAAGCAGCCGGTACAAAACCTCACGGGCCTTTTTGCCGAGCTGAAACGCACCGTTACTTTCAGCGACCCCGACGCCGAACGCATGCAAGCCATGGTGGATGACTCGCTGACCCAGCTGCTAAGCACGGTGCAAGCCCTGGGCGAAGTAGTGCGCGTGCAGCGCCAGGTAGAGAAGCTGCCGCCCGAGCCCGTGCTGCTGCAGCCCTTGGTGGAGGAGGTAATCCGGGCCGTGCAAGACCTAGGCACCACGCCGCCCACCTGGCAGCTCGATTTCTCGGCCCTTTCGGCCGTGGTGTTTGTGCGCGCCAACCTGCGCTCGGTGCTCTACAACCTGCTCAGCAACGCCGTGAAGTACGCCGACCCCAGCCGCCCGCCGGTAATTGCGGTGCGCACGGAGGTGGCCGATGGCGTGCCCGTACTGGTGGTGCAGGATAACGGCCTCGGCATCGACCTAGGGCGCCACGGGCGCGAGCTGTTCCACCTGTTTCGCCGGTTCCACGACCACGTGCCCGGCACCGGCGTGGGCCTGTACCTGGTGCAGCGCCTGGTAGAGCAAGCCGGCGGGCGGCTTGAGGTAGAAAGCGCTGTGGGGCAGGGCACCACGTTCAGGGTGTATCTGCACGTGGCCTAG
- a CDS encoding beta-lactamase family protein, translating to MKKRFRLFSFVISGAVALLLSSPAAAQAQAPADSVDMLVKQAMQQLRIPGLQLAVVRHGQVVKLGNYGLSNVQDSVPVTRQTRFFLNSITKAFVGVAVMQLAEAGKLDVAAPVGRYLPELPAAWHPVTVRQLLTHTSGLPDIMPEDALVTENNEKAAWAQVQTQPLDFPAGQRFAYNQTNYLLLGKLIDKLSGQPFAQFIRQRQLEVVGMPRTSAGDAHDVLPRMARGYTFTQYVDGQVRRGKEMRNLFEVFPPSLRTAAGMSSTAEEMARWVIALQQGKLLQPASLPVLWTPGRLNDGSQRSFGGKLTGYALGWPTVDRPEHPAVAPVGGGRSAVFVYPHDDLAIVVLTNLQGASPERFIDELAACYIPDMRAADGFGLPPVVRTLHRTLRQRGFQHAEAEVRKAKRQNPNYQLTEADVNTWGYMLMQQGQIANALSVFQLNVRLYPNSANTYDSLAEAYAEMGNKKLATQNYARALQLNPQNKAAAEYLKN from the coding sequence GTGAAAAAACGTTTCCGCTTATTCTCCTTTGTAATCAGTGGCGCTGTTGCACTGCTGCTGAGCAGCCCTGCCGCCGCGCAGGCCCAAGCACCCGCCGACAGCGTTGATATGCTGGTAAAGCAAGCCATGCAGCAATTGCGCATACCTGGCCTGCAACTGGCCGTGGTGCGCCACGGGCAAGTGGTGAAGTTGGGCAACTACGGCCTGAGCAACGTGCAGGACTCGGTGCCGGTAACCAGGCAAACGCGCTTTTTCCTGAACTCCATTACCAAAGCCTTTGTGGGCGTGGCCGTAATGCAGCTGGCCGAGGCCGGTAAGCTCGATGTGGCCGCGCCGGTGGGCCGCTACCTGCCCGAGCTGCCCGCCGCCTGGCACCCCGTTACGGTGCGGCAGCTGCTTACGCACACCTCCGGCCTGCCCGATATCATGCCCGAAGACGCGTTGGTAACCGAAAACAACGAAAAAGCCGCCTGGGCGCAGGTGCAAACCCAACCGCTCGACTTCCCGGCCGGCCAGCGCTTTGCCTACAACCAAACCAACTACCTGCTCCTGGGTAAGCTCATCGACAAGCTCAGCGGGCAGCCCTTTGCACAGTTCATTCGGCAGCGCCAGCTCGAGGTAGTGGGCATGCCCCGCACCAGCGCCGGCGACGCCCACGATGTGCTGCCTCGCATGGCCCGTGGCTACACCTTCACGCAGTACGTCGATGGGCAGGTGCGTCGCGGCAAGGAGATGCGCAATTTGTTCGAGGTGTTTCCGCCCTCGCTGCGCACGGCAGCGGGCATGAGCTCCACGGCCGAGGAAATGGCCCGTTGGGTAATTGCCCTGCAACAAGGCAAACTGCTGCAACCCGCCAGCCTGCCCGTGCTCTGGACGCCCGGCCGCCTCAACGACGGCTCGCAGCGCAGCTTCGGCGGCAAGCTCACCGGCTACGCCCTAGGTTGGCCCACGGTCGATCGGCCCGAGCACCCGGCCGTGGCGCCCGTAGGGGGCGGCCGTTCCGCCGTGTTCGTGTACCCCCACGACGACCTCGCCATTGTTGTGCTCACCAACCTGCAAGGCGCCAGCCCCGAGCGGTTCATCGACGAGCTGGCTGCTTGCTACATCCCCGATATGCGCGCCGCCGATGGCTTCGGCTTACCGCCCGTAGTCCGCACCCTGCACCGCACGCTGCGCCAGCGCGGTTTTCAGCACGCCGAGGCCGAGGTACGCAAAGCCAAGCGCCAGAACCCCAACTACCAGCTAACCGAAGCCGACGTGAATACCTGGGGCTATATGCTGATGCAGCAAGGTCAAATAGCCAATGCCCTGTCTGTGTTTCAGCTGAACGTACGCCTGTACCCCAACAGCGCCAACACCTACGATAGCCTGGCCGAAGCCTACGCCGAGATGGGCAACAAAAAGCTGGCAACCCAGAACTACGCCCGCGCCCTGCAGCTAAACCCGCAGAACAAAGCCGCCGCCGAGTACCTGAAGAACTGA